Within the Cetobacterium sp. 8H genome, the region TCCCATATTTTAATCCTCCCGATATTATGCAGCTAAAAGTCCTATAGCAGCTCCGCCAAACATTGCAAAAGTAAGTGCCCATTCTTTTAACCAAGCCATCTTCTCTCCAATTTTTAAACAAACTACCATTATAATCATTCCAGATATTCCAGCAACTGTGATATCAGGATTTGTATTAAATTTCATTAAATTTCCAACGTTAAAAAATGCAAAAGATCCTAACATAGCTCCAAGTCCTACTGCAGGTAAAAGAGCTTTTCTTCCATTTGTAAGTAATCCATTAACTTTATCCATCTTATGTGCAAAAAGAAAAACGAATATAATCCATCCCATAGATCCAAGTGACATAGTCCAAAGAGCATTCGTAAATACAACCGGTAACATATTTGTAGATAGCTCAGATCCCATAGCTTGAGCTCCAAAGTTTGCTGCCATCGCCTCAAAATTTGAACTTCCTATTAAACTAAGTCTTAAAGTAGAAACTGGTGATCCCATCGTAACTAGTAGTGCCAATAAACTTCCAACTACTCCTAGTGCTGGACCAATACTTGCCATTGCACTCACTTTAATTCCTTTTGTTATTTTCTCATTAGATATACCTAAATCTTTAGCTGTTGATATTGATTTTTTTATAATCAACCCTGATTGAAGTAATACAATTGTAATACCCAAAATAGCTGTTCCCCATATAATTGGGTGTGATGCATAAATCATGTGCCCGTTCATAAACCCTCCTGAATTGTCTTAAATAGGTCTTTAATTATAAAGACCTGTTTATATTACCATTTTTAATATTTTATGTCAATATTACAAACAAAAAAACTTTTTTTTGATTATAGGAACCTATTTAAACATTATTTTATACAAATGAAAAACCTCCATTAGTACAAAGACTAACAGAGGCTTTTTTAAATTTTTTTATTATACTGAACATCATTACTTTTTATATTATTTAAATTTAATTCTGTCATAATATCATCTGTAAATTGATTCCCTAATATGTATTTTAAAATTGAATAGTATGAAATTATAAATGGTTTATAGTCTTCCTCTTTAAAACCAATAGGATTTTCTCTTCTAAAGTATGGAGATTTAGACATCTTTAAATCCATACATGGAAATTTTGAATCATTCATTGCTAAATAATCATTTTTGTCAGTAGGAACAAATATATATAGTAAACTATTGTCATTTTCTACTAAAATTTCAAGAGGATATATTGAACACCATAGGGGTTTTGTATCAATAATTTCTTCCATACTAAACCCTTTATCTACACACATTTTATGAAGAGCACATAGATTTCTATCTATATGAACACATGAACATGTACATCTATCGAAAGTTTTTTCTACATGCTCTTCTGGTATCAACATGTTATCATTTTTTATAGACTTAATTATTTCAGACTCTGTAAGTCCTTCCTCTTTTAAAATTGATACAGCTTTTGTCAAATTATCATATTCCCACAAATTTTCTATTATAATTTTTCTAGCTTTTTTGTTAAATTCATATGGAAATTGAACACAACAATTTGTCAAACAATTAAAACAATCAAAATTTGTCTGTAACATAAAACTTTCTATATCTATAATAGCTCTATATTCCTTATCTTTAATCATTACTTTTGTCATTATAGTCTCAATACTATTAAAGTATTTTCTTACTCTATCCTCTAATTTAGGGGATATTTCATTTTTATTATGCATAAAATATCTCATTTTTTCTCCTAATTAATCTGTGCTATTTAAGTAAATCTTTAATTTTTATATAATCCATTTTACTAACTGGAAAATTAAAAGACACTATCTTGTATTCTGAGTTGGTAATCTCAATATCTTCAAATATAAGAATACCATTTATTTTATTATATTTACAATAGTTATCAAAGTCATATATTGAAATATAGTTTTCATTCTTTATAATTTTTTCTAATCCAAGTTCTTTGCAAATACTTTTTAAAAGGGGCTTTTGTAAAAATCTATAAACTACTACAATATTATTAAGATTTTCAATCCTTTTCTCCATTTCTAAATGCAACGAATTTATA harbors:
- a CDS encoding DUF5058 family protein — protein: MNGHMIYASHPIIWGTAILGITIVLLQSGLIIKKSISTAKDLGISNEKITKGIKVSAMASIGPALGVVGSLLALLVTMGSPVSTLRLSLIGSSNFEAMAANFGAQAMGSELSTNMLPVVFTNALWTMSLGSMGWIIFVFLFAHKMDKVNGLLTNGRKALLPAVGLGAMLGSFAFFNVGNLMKFNTNPDITVAGISGMIIMVVCLKIGEKMAWLKEWALTFAMFGGAAIGLLAA